Proteins from one Methanofastidiosum sp. genomic window:
- a CDS encoding site-2 protease family protein, with amino-acid sequence MNPLYIVLLGIIMFWVILSEVNKKYSLSKYGIDFQGIILLWRTKKFNDFIDNISQKGKKIWGVYSIVGIGAAVVGMVTVFYFLFSNAVKVLLSPEPSPGVGFVIPGITVPFWYSLIGLIVVLMVHEGSHGIIARANNISLKSVGLALFVVLPGAFVEPDEEELKKTSRLTRMKVYAAGSMANFVTALIAFVLIMAVINPLLTPSGIEIVSIEESSGAFAFLSQGDIITEINGVKIETLENFYDIMQNSKPGDTLNITSDKGTFDVLLKEHPTDAGKGYIGIVTSQYYNSPVNMKILTPISGVLFWVFLLNFNIGLINLFPLPFLFDGGKIFKEIVDIKFSEANSNAIQKVFAVIGILLFAINILPSFL; translated from the coding sequence ATGAATCCGCTTTATATCGTGCTTTTAGGCATAATTATGTTCTGGGTCATACTTTCCGAGGTCAACAAAAAGTATAGCCTTTCAAAGTATGGCATCGATTTCCAGGGGATAATCCTCTTGTGGAGAACTAAAAAGTTCAATGACTTTATTGATAACATCTCACAGAAAGGGAAAAAGATCTGGGGGGTATACAGCATAGTCGGGATAGGTGCCGCAGTTGTCGGGATGGTCACTGTGTTTTACTTCCTATTTTCAAATGCTGTTAAAGTCTTGCTTTCACCTGAACCCTCACCAGGGGTCGGGTTTGTAATCCCGGGTATTACAGTCCCCTTCTGGTACAGCTTGATAGGGCTTATAGTAGTCCTGATGGTGCATGAGGGGTCGCATGGTATAATAGCAAGGGCAAACAACATCTCTCTGAAGTCAGTCGGGTTGGCCCTTTTTGTTGTATTGCCGGGAGCATTTGTTGAGCCTGATGAAGAGGAGCTAAAGAAAACATCAAGGCTCACAAGGATGAAGGTCTATGCGGCGGGGTCTATGGCAAACTTTGTCACAGCTCTAATTGCATTTGTGTTAATCATGGCAGTTATCAATCCGCTTTTGACACCTTCAGGTATAGAGATAGTGTCAATTGAGGAATCTTCTGGTGCGTTTGCGTTTTTATCGCAGGGCGATATAATAACAGAAATCAACGGCGTAAAGATTGAAACACTAGAGAACTTCTATGACATTATGCAAAATTCAAAGCCAGGCGATACGCTAAATATTACATCTGATAAAGGCACATTTGATGTGTTACTAAAAGAACACCCAACTGATGCTGGCAAAGGCTACATTGGCATTGTGACCTCTCAATATTACAACTCGCCAGTTAACATGAAGATTTTAACCCCAATAAGCGGTGTGTTGTTCTGGGTTTTCCTTTTGAACTTTAACATAGGGCTCATAAACCTCTTTCCACTGCCATTTTTGTTTGATGGGGGGAAGATATTCAAGGAGATAGTCGATATAAAGTTCAGTGAGGCGAACTCTAATGCGATTCAGAAGGTATTTGCTGTGATAGGCATTTTGCTCTTCGCAATAAATATCCTGCCTTCATTTTTATGA
- a CDS encoding MoaD/ThiS family protein: protein MIKVVFLRDKRSVEIEARNVSEVFSKLSILREQYVVIKNGRIICEDEPLSDGDTIELFTVASGG from the coding sequence ATGATAAAGGTAGTTTTTTTACGGGACAAGAGGAGTGTTGAGATAGAGGCTAGAAATGTCTCTGAGGTATTCTCAAAGCTATCCATATTGAGAGAGCAGTACGTCGTGATAAAAAACGGCAGGATAATCTGCGAAGACGAGCCTTTGTCAGATGGGGATACAATTGAGCTATTCACAGTTGCTTCAGGTGGTTAA